A window of Fimbriimonadaceae bacterium contains these coding sequences:
- the thpR gene encoding RNA 2',3'-cyclic phosphodiesterase, producing MDVLTRASIGIRLPETVVERLAELQADLKRRAGAENARWFAPTEFVLTLATLGELSVAQMVRVQATLPPAVAGFGTFRLALEGVGGSPNATQPRVVWVGVGEGAPRLGELHRVVEAALGPLMLPRESRPLMAHVPIGRLRSDSEQARSALGRTLRHATTEPLASFDVGSVSLLKSEVGPTGPTLVEIGQWPLGRP from the coding sequence ATGGACGTGCTGACCCGCGCCTCGATAGGGATTCGGCTTCCTGAGACCGTGGTCGAGCGGCTGGCCGAACTCCAGGCCGACCTGAAGCGCCGCGCCGGAGCCGAGAACGCGCGGTGGTTCGCGCCCACGGAGTTCGTGTTGACCTTGGCCACCCTCGGCGAGCTCTCCGTCGCCCAGATGGTGCGCGTCCAGGCAACGCTGCCCCCCGCCGTGGCCGGATTCGGGACCTTCCGCCTCGCTCTGGAGGGGGTCGGAGGGTCTCCCAACGCCACTCAGCCCCGCGTCGTTTGGGTTGGAGTCGGGGAAGGTGCCCCGCGCCTCGGGGAGCTCCATCGCGTGGTGGAGGCGGCGTTGGGACCGTTGATGTTGCCTCGCGAATCCCGCCCGCTGATGGCCCACGTCCCGATCGGGCGGCTTCGCAGCGATTCGGAGCAAGCGCGGAGCGCGCTGGGGCGCACGTTGCGGCACGCGACCACCGAACCTCTGGCGAGCTTCGACGTGGGCTCGGTATCGCTGCTCAAGAGCGAGGTTGGGCCCACAGGCCCCACCCTGGTCGAGATCGGCCAATGGCCCTTGGGAAGGCCGTAA
- a CDS encoding aspartate-semialdehyde dehydrogenase yields the protein MAGRRVAVLGATGAVGREFPKLFEKRGFATSELLLYASERSAGAVVPFRGEDVEVRAIHDRAFEGVDVAFFSAGAARSKIYAPIATAAGALVVDNSSAFRMDPSVPLVVPEINGELLTPETRLVAVPNCSAIILLMGVAPLRRLGRLRRLVVSTYQSASGAGAAAMRELVDQTRAVLDGEAPQPKVLPHPYAFNLFSHNTPIDADGMNEEEAKVIAESRKILDDPTLAINVTCIRVPVLRAHSESVTVEFEGEAPSVDDVRRVLGESPGVRVVDDREGNHFPMPLEASERDEVLVGRIRRDPSHPSAICLFLSGDQLLKGAALNAVQIAETALGR from the coding sequence ATGGCTGGACGACGTGTTGCGGTATTGGGAGCGACGGGGGCGGTGGGAAGGGAGTTTCCCAAGCTCTTCGAGAAGCGTGGTTTCGCCACGTCCGAACTGCTGCTCTATGCAAGCGAACGCTCCGCCGGCGCGGTCGTTCCTTTCCGAGGGGAGGACGTGGAGGTCCGAGCCATCCACGACCGGGCCTTCGAGGGTGTCGACGTCGCCTTCTTCAGCGCGGGCGCCGCTCGGTCCAAGATCTATGCCCCGATCGCCACGGCGGCCGGGGCGCTCGTGGTGGACAACTCGAGCGCTTTCCGAATGGACCCGTCGGTCCCGCTGGTGGTTCCCGAGATCAACGGGGAGCTTCTGACGCCGGAAACGCGACTGGTGGCGGTTCCGAACTGCAGCGCGATCATCCTTCTGATGGGGGTAGCGCCCCTGCGTCGGCTGGGACGCTTGCGCAGGCTCGTGGTCAGCACGTATCAAAGCGCGTCGGGGGCGGGAGCGGCGGCCATGAGGGAGCTGGTCGACCAGACGCGCGCGGTGCTGGACGGGGAAGCTCCCCAGCCCAAGGTGTTGCCCCACCCGTACGCCTTCAACCTGTTCAGCCACAACACCCCGATCGACGCGGATGGCATGAACGAGGAGGAGGCCAAGGTCATCGCCGAGAGCCGCAAGATACTCGACGATCCCACGCTGGCGATCAACGTCACCTGCATCCGCGTGCCCGTGCTCCGCGCGCACAGCGAGTCCGTGACGGTCGAGTTCGAAGGCGAGGCGCCGTCGGTGGACGACGTGCGGCGGGTGTTGGGCGAGAGCCCGGGGGTGCGGGTGGTGGACGATCGGGAGGGGAACCACTTTCCCATGCCGCTCGAGGCATCGGAGAGAGACGAGGTGCTGGTGGGGCGGATCCGGCGCGATCCGAGCCACCCGTCGGCGATCTGTCTGTTCCTCAGCGGTGACCAACTGCTCAAAGGGGCCGCCTTGAACGCCGTCCAGATCGCCGAGACGGCTCTCGGGAGGTAG
- a CDS encoding helix-turn-helix transcriptional regulator, with the protein MEKIALSLTKLREQGDFRFTRRSDCIAVNAYGLAGRCELSANAQIDIPQGVFLLVINVDGTLLLRCRSEDRWTIATKGTVAFLPGPRNLIASFGRGDHETDLIWWSESLTPQIGAWLKADPTLRTPNRVVNCRSISPTFDEIVGRIEQALEERSHRQEMLFLSAVYELVPCLANGTHELRLAPLPNHLPAQLRDIARQVADKPHFPWAIRDAAALAGYSPFHFSRVFKQLVGYGFHQYVDRCRTELAARKLCSSKDTIEEVARQCGFGTSHSLRDSIREYLGVTPTELRTTNDAE; encoded by the coding sequence TTGGAGAAGATCGCGCTAAGCCTGACCAAGCTTCGAGAGCAAGGCGACTTCCGTTTCACCCGAAGAAGTGATTGCATCGCGGTCAACGCCTACGGACTGGCGGGGCGTTGCGAACTCTCCGCAAACGCCCAAATCGACATCCCACAGGGCGTCTTTCTCCTCGTCATCAACGTCGACGGGACCCTTCTTCTCCGGTGCCGATCCGAGGATCGCTGGACGATCGCGACGAAGGGCACCGTGGCGTTCCTCCCGGGGCCGCGCAACTTGATCGCCTCGTTCGGTCGCGGCGACCACGAGACCGACTTGATCTGGTGGAGCGAGTCCCTGACGCCTCAGATAGGGGCCTGGTTGAAGGCCGATCCCACGCTTCGAACTCCCAACCGGGTGGTCAACTGCCGGTCGATTTCACCGACGTTCGACGAGATCGTGGGGCGCATCGAACAAGCGTTGGAGGAGCGCTCCCACCGTCAGGAGATGCTGTTTCTCTCGGCGGTCTACGAGCTGGTTCCCTGCCTTGCGAACGGCACGCACGAGCTGCGCCTGGCGCCGTTGCCGAACCACCTCCCTGCCCAACTGCGGGACATCGCCAGGCAGGTTGCCGACAAGCCCCATTTTCCTTGGGCCATCCGCGACGCTGCGGCCCTCGCGGGCTACTCCCCCTTTCACTTCTCGAGGGTCTTCAAGCAGCTTGTGGGATACGGCTTCCACCAGTACGTGGATCGATGCCGCACCGAGCTTGCGGCCCGGAAGCTGTGCAGTTCCAAGGACACGATCGAGGAGGTCGCGCGCCAGTGCGGCTTCGGCACCTCGCATTCGCTTCGCGATTCCATTCGGGAGTACCTCGGCGTCACGCCCACCGAATTGCGCACGACCAACGACGCGGAGTAG
- the trpB gene encoding tryptophan synthase subunit beta — MSTAPDSHGRFGAYGGRYVPETLIPALEELEGEFERAWADPEFRAEFDRLARDYVGRPTPITECRRLSSETGYDICLKREDLCHTGAHKINNALGQCLLAMRMGKKRIIAETGAGQHGVATATMCALFGLECEVYMGEEDCARQQLNVFRMKLMGARVIPVSSGTRTLKDALNEAMRDWVTHVGNTHYIIGTAAGPHPYPYLVREFQSVIGKESRRQYLERFGSLPEVGIACVGGGSNAIGFFHGFLDDPSVKLIGVEAGGQGLETGEHAAPLSSGSPGVLHGSYSYLMQDEDGQVIGTHSVSAGLDYPGVGAEHSYLKDTGRVGYESATDDEALEAFRWLASREGIIPAFESAHALAPLRRPNAFPPGTRILVNLSGRGDKDMETAAARFAL; from the coding sequence ATGTCCACTGCCCCCGACTCCCACGGCCGCTTTGGAGCTTATGGAGGACGGTACGTCCCCGAGACCCTGATCCCCGCCTTGGAAGAGCTGGAGGGGGAGTTCGAACGGGCTTGGGCCGACCCGGAGTTTCGTGCCGAGTTCGACCGGCTTGCCCGCGATTACGTGGGGCGTCCGACGCCGATCACCGAGTGCCGGCGACTGTCGTCGGAAACGGGGTACGACATCTGCCTCAAGCGGGAGGACCTGTGCCACACGGGAGCCCACAAGATCAACAACGCCCTGGGCCAGTGCCTGCTCGCCATGCGCATGGGGAAGAAGCGGATCATCGCGGAAACGGGTGCAGGGCAGCACGGCGTCGCCACCGCCACGATGTGCGCGCTCTTCGGGCTGGAGTGCGAGGTGTACATGGGCGAGGAGGATTGTGCGCGGCAACAGCTCAACGTGTTCCGCATGAAGCTGATGGGCGCGCGCGTGATCCCCGTATCCAGCGGAACCCGCACCCTGAAGGATGCGCTGAACGAAGCGATGCGCGACTGGGTGACCCACGTGGGGAACACGCACTACATCATTGGAACCGCCGCGGGACCCCACCCCTATCCCTACCTCGTTCGCGAGTTCCAATCGGTGATCGGCAAGGAGTCGCGCCGACAGTATCTCGAACGCTTCGGCTCGTTGCCCGAAGTCGGCATCGCCTGCGTGGGAGGGGGCTCGAACGCGATCGGTTTCTTCCACGGTTTTCTCGACGATCCTTCGGTGAAGTTGATCGGTGTCGAGGCTGGCGGACAAGGACTGGAGACCGGCGAGCACGCCGCACCGTTGTCCTCCGGCTCGCCGGGCGTCCTCCACGGCTCGTACAGCTACCTCATGCAGGACGAGGACGGGCAGGTGATCGGAACGCACTCGGTGTCGGCAGGGTTGGATTACCCCGGGGTGGGTGCGGAGCACTCCTATCTGAAGGACACCGGGCGGGTGGGGTACGAGTCCGCCACCGACGACGAGGCCCTCGAGGCCTTCCGATGGTTGGCCTCCCGCGAGGGGATCATTCCCGCGTTCGAGTCCGCGCACGCGCTGGCACCCCTTCGGCGCCCCAACGCGTTCCCCCCCGGAACGCGGATCCTCGTCAACCTGAGCGGCCGCGGGGACAAGGACATGGAGACGGCGGCGGCCCGCTTTGCGCTCTGA
- a CDS encoding EI24 domain-containing protein: MGHFLRGLALVFGDARLRAFAWKPLLQAGALFAALLVMGGFLLVPWIAAWLEGLGFASVLAGLLGFGVFAAVWIWLGGTLYVALAGVLSSFLWDRLSDEIEVRAGSTLVRKKLPVSLIVRDTVSRACFSAAIAMLALLFGWWCVPVAVLLVGWLGLLDYTSCAFLKRGLAFGAQFGRVFRCRGWAGFALVCGIVSLVPLVNLLLLPAMVAGGALMVASTDPEALR; this comes from the coding sequence ATGGGGCATTTTTTGCGGGGGTTGGCGCTCGTGTTTGGCGATGCGCGCCTGCGGGCTTTTGCTTGGAAGCCTCTCCTGCAAGCCGGGGCCCTCTTCGCTGCGCTTCTCGTGATGGGTGGCTTCCTGCTGGTCCCTTGGATCGCGGCGTGGTTGGAAGGGCTTGGATTCGCCTCGGTCCTCGCCGGCCTCCTGGGCTTTGGCGTGTTTGCAGCGGTCTGGATCTGGCTGGGAGGAACGCTTTACGTCGCGCTCGCGGGCGTTCTGAGTTCGTTCCTCTGGGACCGCCTGAGCGACGAGATTGAGGTGCGGGCGGGCTCGACTCTCGTTCGAAAGAAGTTGCCGGTCAGCCTGATCGTGCGGGACACGGTCTCGCGGGCCTGCTTCTCCGCCGCGATCGCCATGCTGGCGCTGTTGTTCGGTTGGTGGTGCGTTCCGGTCGCCGTGCTGCTGGTTGGCTGGTTGGGGTTGCTCGACTACACCTCCTGCGCATTCCTCAAGCGCGGGCTGGCGTTTGGCGCCCAGTTCGGCCGTGTGTTCCGCTGCCGGGGATGGGCCGGATTTGCGCTGGTTTGCGGGATCGTGAGTCTCGTTCCGCTGGTCAATCTGTTGCTCTTGCCGGCCATGGTGGCGGGTGGAGCGTTGATGGTCGCCTCGACCGATCCCGAGGCGCTTCGCTGA
- a CDS encoding type II secretion system GspH family protein, producing the protein MKRRKRRGTTMVEVLVASVISFLVLMGAAAALLFGMAGWARGQARIDSETQSQQAIRQVSKLLREAMVVTVDGNGNGLNYRLPVKDENGNFVLPATWDGVTRRIEVNGSDLNLVVDGATRNLCSGVILTDPLDGNQSYRVFTPGAGTITRQLWMKLATSTMSSDRHKTMTSRGREMIYLRNIPQLTN; encoded by the coding sequence ATGAAGCGACGCAAACGACGGGGCACCACCATGGTCGAGGTGCTGGTCGCCTCGGTGATCAGCTTTCTCGTCCTCATGGGTGCCGCGGCGGCTCTCCTCTTTGGAATGGCCGGGTGGGCTCGCGGCCAAGCGAGAATCGATTCGGAGACCCAGTCGCAGCAGGCGATTCGGCAGGTGAGCAAACTGTTGCGCGAGGCCATGGTCGTGACTGTGGACGGGAACGGCAACGGCTTGAACTACCGCCTACCGGTCAAGGATGAGAACGGCAACTTCGTTCTTCCGGCGACTTGGGATGGCGTGACGAGACGCATCGAGGTCAACGGCAGCGACCTCAACCTCGTCGTGGACGGCGCCACCCGCAATCTCTGCTCGGGCGTGATCCTCACGGATCCCCTGGACGGCAACCAGTCCTACCGGGTGTTCACCCCGGGTGCGGGAACCATCACGCGCCAGCTCTGGATGAAGCTGGCGACAAGCACGATGTCCAGCGATCGCCATAAGACGATGACCTCGCGGGGCCGCGAAATGATCTACCTGCGCAACATCCCTCAATTGACGAACTAA
- a CDS encoding prepilin-type N-terminal cleavage/methylation domain-containing protein codes for MKRIRKTKGFTLVEIMIVVLIIGILLAIAVPNFIKARETSRKQTCIGNLKQMDSAKEQWAMENNKTTGDACAWADITPAYIKSQPSCPSGGTYTVAVIGTNPSCSQSAALGHTLP; via the coding sequence ATGAAGCGAATTCGAAAAACCAAGGGCTTTACGCTCGTTGAAATCATGATCGTGGTCTTGATCATCGGCATCTTGCTGGCGATCGCAGTCCCGAACTTCATCAAGGCTCGCGAGACGAGCCGCAAGCAGACGTGCATCGGCAACTTGAAGCAGATGGACTCTGCGAAAGAGCAGTGGGCGATGGAGAACAACAAGACGACGGGCGATGCCTGCGCTTGGGCCGACATCACTCCTGCGTACATCAAGTCGCAGCCGAGCTGCCCGAGCGGCGGCACGTACACCGTGGCCGTCATCGGCACGAACCCCAGCTGCAGCCAGTCGGCCGCTCTGGGCCACACGCTGCCCTAA
- a CDS encoding NTP transferase domain-containing protein: MILRDAILPAGGRLDPETAARAGTEVKALASFGDQTILERTIGALRESGHVRRIIVIGPTLLQGHPSCAGADAVLEEAATGPDNIFLGVDHLAAQDDALDEMLIVTTDLPFLSGEIVRSYLGLCPDDREFCVPLISRGEFNARYPGATATFVTLRDGEFTAGCMYAAKLDALRRARPHIERVFEQRKNKLGMARLLGLGFVWGYLRRTLTVADIERKVQSLLDCRGAAIAGSPPELAYDIDDLEDFDYASRHVGEAR; encoded by the coding sequence TTGATCCTGCGCGACGCCATCCTTCCTGCCGGGGGACGCCTCGACCCCGAAACGGCCGCCCGTGCCGGCACCGAGGTCAAGGCGCTGGCCTCGTTCGGCGACCAGACGATCCTTGAGCGCACCATCGGTGCCCTTCGCGAGAGCGGCCACGTGCGAAGGATCATCGTCATCGGTCCGACCCTGTTGCAGGGCCACCCCTCCTGTGCCGGAGCCGACGCCGTGCTCGAAGAAGCAGCCACGGGTCCCGACAACATCTTTCTGGGCGTGGACCACCTCGCCGCGCAGGATGACGCCCTCGACGAGATGCTGATCGTCACCACCGACCTTCCCTTCCTATCCGGCGAGATCGTGCGCAGCTATCTGGGGCTTTGCCCCGACGACCGCGAGTTTTGCGTTCCCTTGATCTCTCGCGGAGAGTTCAACGCTCGCTATCCCGGCGCGACCGCGACCTTCGTGACCCTGCGCGACGGCGAGTTCACGGCGGGATGCATGTACGCCGCCAAGCTCGATGCGCTGCGCCGAGCCCGGCCGCACATCGAACGCGTCTTCGAACAGCGCAAGAACAAACTGGGCATGGCGCGGCTTCTGGGGCTTGGCTTCGTTTGGGGCTACCTGCGCCGGACCCTGACCGTGGCGGACATCGAACGAAAGGTCCAGTCCCTGCTCGATTGCCGCGGAGCCGCCATCGCGGGCAGCCCTCCCGAACTCGCCTACGACATCGACGACCTGGAGGATTTCGATTACGCGAGCCGACACGTCGGCGAAGCACGGTGA
- a CDS encoding MFS transporter — translation MASTNLQRWLEPRICAKRGEPARPKSVGELLSISAYWLATNVHWTALLVIVLPREVAKLSGSNQATALGGLMSIGAAVSLVVPLIFGPMSDRCASWLGRRRPFVISGTVVNLLGLALMYEGARLASFVGFLLGYLVVQIGNNVAMGAYNGVIPDLVEPGQRGLASGFMGLMTQLGSAAGVVGAGVLMRQGYVQATYVLLGGVLAVMLGVTIARVREAPIEPVAQPLRWKPYLASLVSPLRHPDFRWVWITRALVMLGFYTVQPYLQYYLRDVIGTPDPVGSAAKVFVIVLIGATISGLIGGWLSDRIGRKPVVYAANVLMATMAIALVACRNLEQALAVGVIFGLGYGAYISVDWALGTDVLPSQEDAGKDMAVWHIAMVFPQSIASPIAGVVLAAFGHTGSGDSTRYHVSGYMAIFGIAAAFLILGAVLLRHVRGAR, via the coding sequence ATGGCGTCAACCAACCTCCAGCGCTGGCTAGAGCCACGCATCTGTGCGAAGCGGGGCGAGCCGGCGCGTCCCAAGTCCGTCGGCGAGTTGTTGAGCATCAGCGCGTACTGGCTCGCCACCAACGTGCACTGGACCGCCCTTCTGGTCATCGTGCTGCCGCGCGAAGTCGCCAAACTCTCGGGGTCGAACCAGGCCACGGCTTTGGGGGGCCTGATGAGCATCGGCGCCGCCGTTTCCCTCGTGGTTCCGCTCATCTTCGGGCCGATGAGCGACCGTTGCGCGTCCTGGCTGGGGCGACGCCGCCCGTTCGTGATCTCGGGGACCGTGGTGAACCTCCTGGGTCTCGCCCTGATGTACGAGGGGGCGCGCCTCGCGTCGTTCGTCGGGTTCCTGCTCGGCTATCTCGTCGTCCAGATCGGCAACAACGTGGCGATGGGCGCCTACAACGGCGTGATCCCCGACCTGGTCGAGCCGGGCCAGCGCGGTTTGGCGAGCGGCTTTATGGGCTTGATGACGCAGCTCGGTTCCGCTGCGGGAGTCGTTGGGGCCGGGGTGCTCATGCGCCAGGGCTATGTGCAAGCGACCTATGTGCTGCTCGGCGGAGTCCTCGCCGTGATGTTGGGGGTGACGATTGCTCGCGTTCGCGAGGCTCCCATCGAGCCCGTCGCGCAGCCCTTGCGGTGGAAGCCGTACCTCGCCTCCCTCGTCTCGCCGCTCCGACATCCCGACTTTCGGTGGGTGTGGATCACGCGAGCGTTGGTCATGCTCGGCTTCTACACGGTCCAGCCCTATTTGCAGTACTACCTGCGGGACGTGATCGGCACGCCGGACCCCGTAGGCAGCGCGGCCAAGGTGTTCGTCATCGTCCTGATCGGCGCGACGATCAGCGGCCTCATCGGGGGTTGGCTCTCGGATCGTATCGGCCGCAAGCCCGTCGTTTACGCGGCCAACGTGCTCATGGCAACCATGGCGATTGCCCTCGTCGCGTGCCGGAACTTGGAACAGGCACTTGCCGTCGGCGTCATCTTCGGGCTGGGGTACGGCGCGTACATCAGCGTGGATTGGGCGCTCGGGACGGACGTGCTACCCAGCCAGGAGGACGCCGGAAAGGACATGGCGGTCTGGCACATCGCCATGGTGTTCCCCCAGTCCATCGCCTCGCCCATCGCAGGGGTCGTGCTCGCCGCGTTCGGCCACACCGGCTCGGGCGATTCCACCCGCTATCACGTATCCGGCTACATGGCGATCTTTGGGATCGCCGCCGCGTTCCTCATTCTGGGGGCCGTGCTGCTGCGCCACGTTCGTGGCGCGCGTTGA
- a CDS encoding ABC transporter permease — MKGRVVWALAKGVVLESIRRKDLWVVAILGMLIVAAAGALGFFGLNGLEAFAKDLAVTVLGLFSSVAAVLVSSRMLPEEIRQRTLYPLLARPVTRLELLVGKLAGAVLVTWIGFFLLIALTTGVLALFGVTFGATFVQYALLKMVGLAVLCAVSLALSTWMTPQGAATLSLVLAFGTGLVSRGLVMAYEGAGPAVQPIFKLVNAILPQYALFDLGARVANDGWGLVPLWVVAALVGYALIYSAAALGLAWARFARQAL; from the coding sequence ATGAAGGGACGCGTCGTCTGGGCTTTGGCGAAGGGCGTGGTGCTGGAGTCGATCCGTCGCAAGGACTTGTGGGTCGTGGCCATCCTCGGCATGTTGATCGTCGCGGCGGCCGGAGCGCTCGGCTTTTTCGGCCTGAACGGATTGGAAGCGTTCGCCAAGGACCTTGCCGTCACGGTGCTGGGGCTGTTCTCTTCGGTGGCGGCGGTGCTCGTCTCAAGCCGCATGCTCCCCGAGGAGATTCGGCAGCGCACCCTCTATCCGCTGCTTGCGCGACCGGTCACGCGACTGGAGCTGCTGGTTGGAAAACTCGCGGGCGCCGTGCTGGTGACCTGGATCGGGTTCTTCCTCCTGATCGCCCTCACCACCGGGGTACTCGCCCTCTTCGGCGTGACCTTTGGTGCGACCTTCGTCCAGTACGCGTTGCTGAAGATGGTGGGGCTCGCCGTGCTCTGTGCCGTGAGCCTTGCGCTCAGCACGTGGATGACCCCCCAGGGCGCGGCGACGCTGAGCCTGGTGCTGGCGTTCGGAACGGGCTTGGTCAGCCGTGGATTGGTGATGGCGTACGAGGGAGCGGGGCCTGCGGTCCAGCCGATCTTCAAGCTGGTGAACGCGATCCTGCCGCAGTACGCCTTGTTCGATTTGGGCGCCCGTGTCGCGAACGACGGATGGGGACTGGTTCCCCTCTGGGTGGTCGCCGCGCTGGTCGGGTACGCGCTGATCTACTCGGCCGCGGCACTCGGTTTGGCGTGGGCGCGGTTCGCGAGGCAGGCCCTGTGA
- a CDS encoding ABC transporter ATP-binding protein, which translates to MPETPAIYAENLRVCYRTKRGARLEAVRGLSFRVEPGEVVGFLGPNGAGKSSTLKALMGFVPPSAGTCQVFGLPAGSREAKARTGYLPEVALYYPYLTPLETLVLYGELQGLRGRALRDEAAQLLDTLGLGAVGRKQNRHLSKGMLQRVGIAQALLGSPELLVLDEVTSGLDPVGRRELRAILRQKQAQGATLFFSSHELSEVEMLCDRILVIDRGALVEERPLGALREELRTFSLLTDGPIDLDGLDATGVDEAGALRVACRTKADLLEAAERVLRSGHRLLDLVAKDGSLEDYFVETIRRAA; encoded by the coding sequence GTGCCTGAGACCCCTGCCATTTATGCGGAGAACCTCCGCGTGTGTTACCGCACCAAGCGGGGTGCGCGCCTGGAGGCCGTGCGCGGCTTGAGCTTCCGCGTCGAACCAGGCGAAGTCGTGGGTTTCCTCGGGCCCAACGGGGCGGGCAAGAGCTCGACGCTCAAGGCCCTGATGGGGTTTGTGCCCCCCAGCGCGGGCACGTGCCAGGTCTTCGGTCTCCCGGCGGGTTCGCGCGAAGCGAAAGCGCGGACCGGCTACTTGCCCGAGGTCGCGCTCTACTATCCCTACCTGACCCCGCTGGAAACGCTGGTCCTTTACGGCGAGCTCCAGGGATTGCGAGGCCGCGCCCTGCGCGACGAGGCCGCCCAGTTGCTGGACACCCTCGGGCTGGGCGCGGTGGGCCGGAAGCAGAATCGACACCTCAGCAAGGGCATGCTCCAGCGCGTCGGCATCGCCCAAGCCCTGCTCGGCTCGCCGGAGCTGCTCGTGCTCGACGAGGTGACCAGCGGACTGGACCCCGTGGGTCGACGCGAGCTGAGGGCGATCCTTCGGCAGAAGCAGGCGCAGGGCGCCACGCTGTTCTTCTCCAGCCACGAATTGAGCGAAGTCGAGATGCTCTGCGATCGCATCTTGGTGATCGATCGCGGGGCGCTCGTCGAAGAGAGGCCCCTCGGAGCCCTTCGCGAAGAGCTCCGCACGTTCTCGCTTCTCACCGACGGACCGATCGACCTCGACGGACTTGATGCAACCGGCGTCGACGAGGCTGGGGCCCTGCGGGTCGCGTGCCGCACCAAAGCCGACCTGCTGGAGGCCGCCGAGCGCGTCCTCCGATCCGGGCACAGGCTGCTCGACCTGGTGGCCAAGGACGGTTCGCTCGAAGACTATTTCGTGGAGACGATTCGGAGGGCGGCATGA
- a CDS encoding sugar phosphate isomerase/epimerase — MSRAHHQDIRVGTLAPMDRGADYLRQVLPHGFESFELTLWQYVGNVNLEETAKAVIDVCGDDAVISSVGIYGNPLQDEKCATDWERVIRAAPLFGAGVVCGFAGALEDRPVDESMPKFKEVFGRLAKLAEDAGVKIAFENCDMGGTWERPHFNIAHSPRAWEMMFDAVPGDTLGLEWEPCHQMVSLIDPIAQLRQWVGRVHHVHGKDATVAWDVIERSGLRGGETYVWHRTPGFGDTNWTDVITILRQGGFEGAIDIEGWHDPIYRDELEMTGQVYALQYLQACRGGDYIENPK; from the coding sequence ATGTCCCGCGCGCATCATCAAGATATCCGCGTCGGCACGCTGGCCCCGATGGACCGCGGCGCCGACTACCTCCGGCAAGTCCTCCCCCACGGCTTCGAATCGTTCGAACTGACCCTCTGGCAGTACGTGGGAAACGTGAATCTCGAGGAGACGGCCAAGGCCGTGATCGACGTGTGCGGAGACGACGCCGTCATCAGCAGCGTGGGCATCTATGGAAATCCGCTGCAGGACGAGAAGTGCGCCACGGACTGGGAACGCGTCATCCGGGCGGCGCCGCTCTTCGGGGCCGGCGTGGTGTGCGGGTTCGCGGGAGCGCTGGAGGACCGGCCGGTGGACGAGAGCATGCCCAAGTTCAAGGAGGTGTTCGGACGTCTGGCGAAACTCGCCGAGGACGCCGGCGTGAAGATCGCGTTCGAGAACTGCGACATGGGCGGGACTTGGGAGCGTCCCCACTTCAACATCGCCCATTCCCCGCGCGCTTGGGAGATGATGTTCGACGCGGTTCCCGGCGATACCCTGGGCCTGGAGTGGGAGCCGTGCCACCAGATGGTCTCGCTGATCGATCCGATCGCGCAGTTGCGCCAGTGGGTGGGGCGGGTGCACCACGTGCACGGCAAGGACGCGACCGTCGCGTGGGACGTGATCGAGCGTTCGGGCCTGCGCGGCGGCGAGACCTACGTGTGGCACCGGACGCCTGGATTCGGCGACACGAACTGGACCGACGTGATCACGATCCTCAGACAGGGTGGTTTCGAAGGTGCGATCGACATCGAGGGATGGCACGACCCGATCTACCGCGACGAACTTGAGATGACGGGCCAGGTCTACGCGTTGCAGTACCTGCAGGCATGCCGCGGCGGCGATTACATCGAAAACCCGAAGTAA